The window AAGCTTCCAGCTGCTGCTAAAACCAAGTCAGAGTCATCCGAGGAAGATTCCGATGATGAGGTTTGTTACACAGTTTGTAGTTCTTCGTACACTTTTTAACAGATAGTTTCCTCGTCTTTTAACTTACCTTGTCCATAACTTTGTCTTACTTGCAGGAAAGTGATGATGAGAAACCTCCTACAAAGaaggtatttatttattttttataatttttagtcaCACAAGTGTCAGGAAATAGAAGGAAACTGGTTTGCCTTGTTATGCAGGCTAAAGTTTCTCCAACTAAAACTTCTAAACAAGAAAGCAGCAGTGGCGAATCTAGTGAGGAGGAGAGTGAAGATGAGAAAGTAACTCCAAAGAAAAAGGTAATGTCTACTCCTTTTATGTAGAATGTAAGATGATACATCTTTATTCTAACTTTAAATcaatcttttaataaaaaaaacaggaTACTGATGTTGAAATGGCAGAGGCAGAGCAGAAATCAGAGGCAAAACAAGTAAGAACTCGATCCTGTTAAATGAGGCTGTGAATTGTATTCCTTAGTTATGGCTACGTTTTATGTAATGTAATAACTCTTAATCTTACAGCCGAAGACGCCAACTACTCAGAGACCAACCACTCAGGCTCGAGGAGGATCAACTACACTATTTGCTGGAAATCTTCCCTTTCAAATTGAGAAATCTGACGTGTAAGTGCAcataagtgtttttttttgctcttgTTCTTCGGATACAGTActgttatttgatatatataactCATAAAACAGAGAGGATTTCTTCAAAGAAGTTGGTGGAATCGTCGATGTTAGATTTGCTTCAGATTCAGATGGCCGTCTTAAAGGTTACGGGCATTTTGAGTTTGCTTCTGTAGAAGCAGCTCAGAAGGTAAGTTGCTATTCTTTACTTTTGGAGTCGTTACATTGGGTGTTGGAATATGATTGGATGTATCCTTGGTTGTTTGGAATATATAGGCATTGAAACTGAATGGTAAACAATTACTAGGCCGCACTATTAGACTATCTGATGCTAACGCCAAGCCTGCTCCACGAAGCAGGTACTTTTTTCTTACCTGCCATAATACAAAACATAACATCATGTCGTGAAAGTGAAAGTTGGTTGTTTATATGGTAAATTTGTCCGGGCTAAATATCGTTTTGATTTGTAGCAATGCTGATGGCAACTTCCAGAGCAACCGCAAAGGAGAAGGAAGCCAAGTTAAAACGATTTTTGTTTCAAGATTCGATAAGTCTGTGGCTGAATCTGATGTATGATCCTCAACTTCAACTTTCTTTAAACCAATTTCTATCTATGGTGCAAAAATCTGTTGTGAACATTGCCAGATGAGATGTGCGTTGAGAGGGCATTTTAGTGACTGTGGAGAGATCACAAGGATTTCTCTACCTTGTGATCAAGAGACTGGTGCTACCAGGGGGTTAGTAACTCTTTTCTTTggtgaatgatgatgatgatgatggtgatacTAATGGAACATCTGTTTTTATTTCAGGATGGCTTATCTAGATTTGAAAGAGGAGGATGGATTCAAAAAAGCATTGGAACTAAACGGAAGTGAACTGGGAGGATGGAAGATATTGGTGCTCGAGGGTAAACCAAGAGGATGGAATTCTGATGGAAATAATAGTGGAAGAATCCCTCCTGGTCGTGGCCGCACTGGAAGAGTTCCTCCTGGTCGTGGCCGCCCTGGAAGACCCAGCAAACCAAGTATACTTGCCTCAGCGGAAGGTTTGTTTCATCTCTCCTCTGTCCCTTGAAGCATTTGGTGACTTGTAGAATCTCTTCTCATAAACTTTTGCTTTTGTATTGTCGTTGCAGGGAAGAAGATCGTCTTTGATGATTAGTGAAAAAGCTTGGCTCTTCTTTTATTCTAATTATCGTTCAGCCTGCTTAGTTTATGAGAAAAACTCTAAAGCTTATATGATAAGTTTGTTACTCTTGggatttagttttgtttttgtttagtgATAAAGTTCTGCGGGTGTGACATTTTTACTAGTGGAAACTTTGAATGAATTCCTTCAAACTCATTGCTGGTTTTATTGTTGGtgcaattttttatttaaaagttaattataattttcatattatattatgaaatatttttgttatggtTTTTATTAGTGGTGATGTTCTCGTTAAACATCCTTATTAAACAACCAATTCTCGTTCATTGCCCAAAAAGATTTTGAATTTATACCTACAACCTGAACTTCttgaatttaacaaaaaaattggtATTTGAGAAAAATGATGTTATGTTTAGACcatctataatatattttgacaatatctaatctattaaaacagagtcctattttttatctacccAAGAAagttcattttaaattttggattctTTCAGTTTCCTTACTAGGCTACCTTATATATTGGACCCGTATAAGTTTGttatcataataactatataCACGCTGTTTAAATAACATAACCGGTTCACTTTAACTAGACCAACATCTAATATACTAAGCCCTTCCAAAATTAAATGATAtgttaaataaataacataacCCGTTGAATTTAATTAAACCAAACTCTACCGTACAAAACCATCCAAACTTACACAATATATTATTAGATATAATAACTTTAATGTCAGATTATGAGTTATTTGGTTCATCTTTCAACGTACAGAACATTCTAATAGgtgaaaaaaaaacgatttaaaacaacaatataCATTGCAGACAAGCTACTCTCATATAGAGTTTTGATTATGgtcactgtttttttttttttttttttgataatccaggTATCCGGACCTCTCACTTAGTCCGATTATTCCACCGCGTCCAACCGGAACTGGCGAGAAAGGTCATGGAGGCCAAACAGAAACCATGTTAAATCCGCTGAGGCCGGAGCTAGAACTCGTGATGGCGAGCACCTCAGCCGAGGTTTCTTTACTACCAGACCACGAGGCCCGGTTATTATGGTCACTGTTTATATTACATATGTTTAGTTTGATCTattaaaaccaaaatttcaaTTAAACACTTCCAGTCATATCAATGGTCTCATTCAGATATTTTTAGATTATAAATCGTAAACTAAAATACTCTAACCACATCAATAGAGAGATTTTAGCAAATTTAAACTAACGTGTCTTGCAAACGAATcctataaaatatgaaaaccagAATATGCTATagatatatttcatttttattcagaATATCTTCACAATACATTAATCTAACATGACTTGCAAACAAAAACTGAATATCTAAACTACCTTTAACAGCTcctaaaaaatatgaaaatcggAATATGCTatagatctctttttttttttttgaattcacaatatttttatcaataccATTAAACCTAATTTTATAACCAAATCACTATAAAACATCTTCCTTCGCCTCATATTTTCTATAGTCATGCCTTGAAAGGTCATAGTCATGCTCGATCTACAAATAGAGTATAAAGATCTATCACATCAAGATACCAAACTAATTTGGAGGTTTCATATAACCCTGATCATTTAATATGATAGTATACAGACAAAAACAATTCTACCTTAATGACAGTAGATCGATTGTGAAGATGATAGAGTGAACGATTTTGAATTTCTCATCAGCAAACTGGGGTAgtttcaacagattttgtttgTTGTTATCGAGAAGACGATTAAGAGGACGGGATCACCGACAGagaagaccaaaaaaataaagttgttaagttttttttttcgacaCGTTAAAGTTGTTCACCTTCCCGGAAAAAATAACTTTGggctttattttgtttttcttggtTTTCTGTAACTAATGGACCAATTTCATTAGACTAAAAGTTTAATTCCTTCCAAATTAATGGGTCCATCACGCCTATCAATTGATCATATGGCCCAAAGGTGTTTATATTCGtttgattaaataaaaaaaaaaaaggcaaacaaCCAAATGTTTGCATATATTCATGACAAGTcttaacaacaaaacaaaattaaattatatggaGTTCTCcaaaaaacataaattgtaAGGAAGaagtatattataaataaaaactcaaaatgaaataatttaatctcaaataatgtaaaaatattatttaaaaacaaaatacacaaaaatctgaatcaccagaatatttttatcaaaatataaacgTCACTgaattatccaatttttttatccgaaaaccaaaaacctaatatttaataatataaaatacccgaattttatgattttaaaatcaaattaacagaaaaatagaatattaccGGAACCGAATAGAATCTAAAATTATCTCGGATATTAGCTGATTCTGAATTTTGTTACccaaactgaaaaccaaaaaataagaaccggaacaaaatcaaattttctaaaaatccgAATGGATCTTAAAGCTCTAAAATAGAACCAGGGAACcgaaaccaaaaaccaaatgcCCATGATTAATATGAATAATTCTAATAAAAGTTTACAAAAACAATATCCGCGCACAGCGCGGGTCAGTATCTAGTACTTCGATaaaataaatgtcaaatttgTTTCAACATATCTTGAAAATAGCATTAGGttgttttgttataaatataaaaactatttttagaaattatagaaaacaatagtgatttatattttacaaaaatatagatgaattattcttaaaaattgttaatgCTCTTAAAAATTGTGGGCACATCGTTAGCCTATCTTAATGTTTAGTAGCTCTTAGAGCTTAAAGAATCAAACTAATTATTTTTGTGTTAATGAATGGATTTTTCACATCCATATGCTCATTCGATTTGTGGATCTATGAAATAATAGGTGTTGTGTTAATTTTTCGAAAGTTATTGAGACTTTGTTTATTGGTCTTGCACTTACAACAAGATTTTTTCTGTGCTTTAATTTCATCCTACGTGAATAATTTCTTCATTCGCTGTTTCATTATTCTATATCAAACACatttaactttataatttttCCGACTAAATAAACACACTTAAAAATGATATAACCAAAACAATTTTGTTAAACCTTTTAATATATACCATAAATAGGAATCACAATTCACCTAATTCAATGGACGAACAAAATGATTGTAAACAAATAATAAGAATGGAGGATATGCAAAAGAAACAATaagaatggatataatttttaccaaaaaaaagaatggaaaTAATTTTGCATTTCGTTTGATCGAAATCATTGTTCTGCAACGTCATGAAACTTCTTTTTGTTGGGGTCTAAACTGAAACAAATGTTATTCATACGATTAAGCTgactgttaaaaaaaaagatttaatttaaaaaaaaacaagtcaaAACGTTACAAAGAAAGACtcgttaaaccctaaaccttttcTTCTCTCCCTCTCCGCCGCGTTCTCACTTTTCTCCACTACTCTTCACCATCGCATGTAAGTTTCTTTGCTGTTTATTTTCTTCCACTATCACTTCCTTTTTCTATATCGATAAGAAAACCAAAGCACTGCGATttggtaacaaaaaaaaactattttttttccttgtacACGAGCTCTTACATAACCTTACCCACCTTTTAGTTTGGTAATACAATCCTAAAaagtttttggattttagaCTCGAAATTGACGGTTTCATTATTAATTACGAACTCGTTTGATGGAGAAACCTTGGTTTCGGTCGGCTTGCATTGTCCGTTTTGGAACTGGTCCCTCTTTATGAGATTTTTATAGTTACTCtcgaaattgatttttttttaaatttaatatagtcTCCTGTATGTTCGATGCAGAGAGTTGATTAACTGAAAGAGAGCAGACATGGCTAAGCTGGAGAAGAAAGCCAGTGATGAGCTCAAGAAGAGAGTCAGGAAGCGAAACCGTGGGAAGAAGAATGACCAGCAAAAggcggaagaagaagaagaagaaacccacAAGGCAGAGGAAAACGTAGATGAAATCCAGAACAAGAATGAGAAAAAGGTTAAGAAAGTGAAGAAGCTGCAAGGAAGAGTCAAAactgatgaagatgaagaagaagagaagaagatggtgGTTGTTGGGAAAGGGATAATGACTAATGAGACTTTTGAATCCCTTGACTTATCTGAGCAGACTTTCGAAGCTATCAAGGTCATGGGTTTTGAGCATATGACTCAAGTACGTAAAAATTCTGAACCTTTTTATCATGTTTAGAccagattttgaatttttttttgcggTATGTTTCTTAAATCATTTGCTATAATTTAGATTCAAGCTGGATCAATTCCTCCCCTTTTGGAAGGAAAAGATGTTCTTGGTGCTGCTAGGACTGGTTCTGGTAA is drawn from Brassica rapa cultivar Chiifu-401-42 chromosome A05, CAAS_Brap_v3.01, whole genome shotgun sequence and contains these coding sequences:
- the LOC103869545 gene encoding nucleolin 2 isoform X4, producing the protein MVRSKKESLTKVEAASLVSTTKPSKKSKRDAEVDLDIKKKPKKQKKEVIQAEKKAPPPKKVETSSSSSDSEDEVKIKKVTAKKPLSKKDDSSSEDSSSDEEAVTVKKKPAILKKAKAESSSSEDDSSSSDEEAAPPKKQPAVVTKAKAESSSSEDDESSSDEEPAPAKKEPAVVKKDSSSEEESSSDEEPVPAKKQLTVVKSVKPAAKDSSSSEDESDEDSDEESEDKRKKEPATQKLPAAAKTKSESSEEDSDDEESDDEKPPTKKAKVSPTKTSKQESSSGESSEEESEDEKVTPKKKDTDVEMAEAEQKSEAKQPKTPTTQRPTTQARGGSTTLFAGNLPFQIEKSDVEDFFKEVGGIVDVRFASDSDGRLKGYGHFEFASVEAAQKALKLNGKQLLGRTIRLSDANAKPAPRSSNADGNFQSNRKGEGSQVKTIFVSRFDKSVAESDMRCALRGHFSDCGEITRISLPCDQETGATRGMAYLDLKEEDGFKKALELNGSELGGWKILVLEGKPRGWNSDGNNSGRIPPGRGRTGRVPPGRGRPGRPSKPSILASAEGKKIVFDD
- the LOC103869545 gene encoding nucleolin 2 isoform X3, which gives rise to MVRSKKESLTKVEAASLVSTTKPSKKSKRDAEVDLDIKKKPKKQKKEVIQAEKKAPPPKKVETSSSSSDSEDEVKIKKVTAKKPLSKKDDSSSEDSSSDEEAVTVKKKPAILKKAKAESSSSEDDSSSSDEEAAPPKKQPAVVTKAKAESSSSEDDESSSDEEVVPAKKQPAVVKKAKVESISSEEESSSDEEPVPAKKQLTVVKSVKPAAKDSSSSEDESDEDSDEESEDKRKKEPATQKLPAAAKTKSESSEEDSDDEESDDEKPPTKKAKVSPTKTSKQESSSGESSEEESEDEKVTPKKKDTDVEMAEAEQKSEAKQPKTPTTQRPTTQARGGSTTLFAGNLPFQIEKSDVEDFFKEVGGIVDVRFASDSDGRLKGYGHFEFASVEAAQKALKLNGKQLLGRTIRLSDANAKPAPRSSNADGNFQSNRKGEGSQVKTIFVSRFDKSVAESDMRCALRGHFSDCGEITRISLPCDQETGATRGMAYLDLKEEDGFKKALELNGSELGGWKILVLEGKPRGWNSDGNNSGRIPPGRGRTGRVPPGRGRPGRPSKPSILASAEGKKIVFDD
- the LOC103869545 gene encoding nucleolin 2 isoform X1, which translates into the protein MVRSKKESLTKVEAASLVSTTKPSKKSKRDAEVDLDIKKKPKKQKKEVIQAEKKAPPPKKVETSSSSSDSEDEVKIKKVTAKKPLSKKDDSSSEDSSSDEEAVTVKKKPAILKKAKAESSSSEDDSSSSDEEAAPPKKQPAVVTKAKAESSSSEDDESSSDEEVVPAKKQPAVVKKAKVESISSEEESSSDEEPAPAKKEPAVVKKDSSSEEESSSDEEPVPAKKQLTVVKSVKPAAKDSSSSEDESDEDSDEESEDKRKKEPATQKLPAAAKTKSESSEEDSDDEESDDEKPPTKKAKVSPTKTSKQESSSGESSEEESEDEKVTPKKKDTDVEMAEAEQKSEAKQPKTPTTQRPTTQARGGSTTLFAGNLPFQIEKSDVEDFFKEVGGIVDVRFASDSDGRLKGYGHFEFASVEAAQKALKLNGKQLLGRTIRLSDANAKPAPRSSNADGNFQSNRKGEGSQVKTIFVSRFDKSVAESDMRCALRGHFSDCGEITRISLPCDQETGATRGMAYLDLKEEDGFKKALELNGSELGGWKILVLEGKPRGWNSDGNNSGRIPPGRGRTGRVPPGRGRPGRPSKPSILASAEGKKIVFDD
- the LOC103869545 gene encoding nucleolin 2 isoform X7, producing the protein MVRSKKESLTKVEAASLVSTTKPSKKSKRDAEVDLDIKKKPKKQKKEVIQAEKKAPPPKKVETSSSSSDSEDEVKIKKVTAKKPLSKKDDSSSEDSSSDEEAVTVKKKPAILKKAKAESSSSEDDSSSSDEEPVPAKKQLTVVKSVKPAAKDSSSSEDESDEDSDEESEDKRKKEPATQKLPAAAKTKSESSEEDSDDEESDDEKPPTKKAKVSPTKTSKQESSSGESSEEESEDEKVTPKKKDTDVEMAEAEQKSEAKQPKTPTTQRPTTQARGGSTTLFAGNLPFQIEKSDVEDFFKEVGGIVDVRFASDSDGRLKGYGHFEFASVEAAQKALKLNGKQLLGRTIRLSDANAKPAPRSSNADGNFQSNRKGEGSQVKTIFVSRFDKSVAESDMRCALRGHFSDCGEITRISLPCDQETGATRGMAYLDLKEEDGFKKALELNGSELGGWKILVLEGKPRGWNSDGNNSGRIPPGRGRTGRVPPGRGRPGRPSKPSILASAEGKKIVFDD
- the LOC103869545 gene encoding nucleolin 2 isoform X5, which codes for MVRSKKESLTKVEAASLVSTTKPSKKSKRDAEVDLDIKKKPKKQKKEVIQAEKKAPPPKKVETSSSSSDSEDEVKIKKVTAKKPLSKKDDSSSEDSSSDEEAVTVKKKPAILKKAKAESSSSEDDSSSSDEEVVPAKKQPAVVKKAKVESISSEEESSSDEEPAPAKKEPAVVKKDSSSEEESSSDEEPVPAKKQLTVVKSVKPAAKDSSSSEDESDEDSDEESEDKRKKEPATQKLPAAAKTKSESSEEDSDDEESDDEKPPTKKAKVSPTKTSKQESSSGESSEEESEDEKVTPKKKDTDVEMAEAEQKSEAKQPKTPTTQRPTTQARGGSTTLFAGNLPFQIEKSDVEDFFKEVGGIVDVRFASDSDGRLKGYGHFEFASVEAAQKALKLNGKQLLGRTIRLSDANAKPAPRSSNADGNFQSNRKGEGSQVKTIFVSRFDKSVAESDMRCALRGHFSDCGEITRISLPCDQETGATRGMAYLDLKEEDGFKKALELNGSELGGWKILVLEGKPRGWNSDGNNSGRIPPGRGRTGRVPPGRGRPGRPSKPSILASAEGKKIVFDD
- the LOC103869545 gene encoding nucleolin 2 isoform X6, giving the protein MVRSKKESLTKVEAASLVSTTKPSKKSKRDAEVDLDIKKKPKKQKKEVIQAEKKAPPPKKVETSSSSSDSEDEVKIKKVTAKKPLSKKDDSSSEDSSSDEEAVTVKKKPAILKKAKAESSSSEDDSSSSDEEPAPAKKEPAVVKKDSSSEEESSSDEEPVPAKKQLTVVKSVKPAAKDSSSSEDESDEDSDEESEDKRKKEPATQKLPAAAKTKSESSEEDSDDEESDDEKPPTKKAKVSPTKTSKQESSSGESSEEESEDEKVTPKKKDTDVEMAEAEQKSEAKQPKTPTTQRPTTQARGGSTTLFAGNLPFQIEKSDVEDFFKEVGGIVDVRFASDSDGRLKGYGHFEFASVEAAQKALKLNGKQLLGRTIRLSDANAKPAPRSSNADGNFQSNRKGEGSQVKTIFVSRFDKSVAESDMRCALRGHFSDCGEITRISLPCDQETGATRGMAYLDLKEEDGFKKALELNGSELGGWKILVLEGKPRGWNSDGNNSGRIPPGRGRTGRVPPGRGRPGRPSKPSILASAEGKKIVFDD
- the LOC103869545 gene encoding nucleolin 2 isoform X2, whose product is MVRSKKESLTKVEAASLVSTTKPSKKSKRDAEVDLDIKKKPKKQKKEVIQAEKKAPPPKKVETSSSSSDSEDEVKIKKVTAKKPLSKKDDSSSEDSSSDEEAVTVKKKPAILKKAKAESSSSEDDSSSSDEEAAPPKKQPAVVTKAKAESSSSEDDESSSDEEVVPAKKQPAVVKKAKVESISSEEESSSDEEPAPAKKEPAVVKKDSSSEEESSSDEEPVPAKKQLTVVKSVKPAAKDSSSSEDESDEDSDEESEDKRKKEPATQKLPAAAKTKSESSEEDSDDEESDDEKPPTKKAKVSPTKTSKQESSSGESSEEESEDEKVTPKKKDTDVEMAEAEQKSEAKQTPTTQRPTTQARGGSTTLFAGNLPFQIEKSDVEDFFKEVGGIVDVRFASDSDGRLKGYGHFEFASVEAAQKALKLNGKQLLGRTIRLSDANAKPAPRSSNADGNFQSNRKGEGSQVKTIFVSRFDKSVAESDMRCALRGHFSDCGEITRISLPCDQETGATRGMAYLDLKEEDGFKKALELNGSELGGWKILVLEGKPRGWNSDGNNSGRIPPGRGRTGRVPPGRGRPGRPSKPSILASAEGKKIVFDD